From Leptodactylus fuscus isolate aLepFus1 chromosome 11, aLepFus1.hap2, whole genome shotgun sequence, one genomic window encodes:
- the CLDN2 gene encoding claudin-2, which yields MTSVGVQMMGYFLAVLGLLGTVITTLLPDWKVSSYIGASIVTAVGFNKGLWMECAVFSTGITQCDIYNSMLGLPQETKAAQALMITSCVVSSLATLFTVFGMKCTIFNQGNPGKDKLAVTGGVFFILGGIICLVPICWNLHTILQDFNNPLLPDAQRYELGSALYLGIVSSIFSVLGGSILCASCPPKDPDQNFYSRYQSKALMAGKGQGNAASTTQASKRETSGYSLTGYV from the coding sequence atgaCTTCGGTTGGGGTGCAGATGATGGGTTACTTCCTGGCCGTTTTGGGTCTTCTTGGCACAGTTATTACTACACTATTACCTGACTGGAAGGTTAGTTCCTATATTGGAGCCAGTATTGTGACTGCTGTTGGCTTTAATAAAGGGCTTTGGATGGAATGTGCTGTTTTTAGCACCGGTATCACCCAATGTGATATATATAACTCCATGCTGGGACTGCCGCAAGAAACTAAGGCTGCCCAAGCCCTCATGATCACATCGTGTGTAGTCTCTTCACTTGCTACTCTGTTCACAGTTTTTGGCATGAAATGTACTATATTTAATCAAGGCAATCCTGGAAAAGATAAACTGGCAGTGACTGGTGGAGTTTTTTTTATTCTAGGTGGCATTATTTGTTTGGTGCCCATATGCTGGAACTTGCACACCATTCTTCAAGACTTTAACAACCCATTGCTTCCTGATGCCCAGAGGTATGAGCTGGGATCTGCCCTCTATCTTGGTATTGTCTCTTCAATATTTTCTGTACTGGGAGGTTCGATTCTATGCGCCTCTTGCCCACCGAAAGACCCTGACCAAAATTTTTACAGCAGATATCAGAGCAAAGCCCTGATGGCAGGTAAAGGACAAGGAAACGCTGCCAGCACAACGCAGGCTTCTAAGAGAGAGACAAGTGGCTATAGTCTTACTGGCTATGTATAA